A portion of the Gigantopelta aegis isolate Gae_Host chromosome 10, Gae_host_genome, whole genome shotgun sequence genome contains these proteins:
- the LOC121384571 gene encoding cholecystokinin receptor type A-like, giving the protein MSSLSLVADGHISTEVERLNICCLVDMKKENCCQASSFSSGVWKNYTYHLLGETIMELPLYISIYVAIFNCVVFVVGIIGNVLVIQAVLRLKVMRTRMNYFLMSLSVADLLVLTVCQPSAMMEFYGKERWLIGEAMCKIVPFLENASLHSSILTLLTIGFERYCAICYPFRKQRDGHLNKTRTSIAAIWVVSYVLSLPFIFMTLQEDADYYDGSTVKVCRTKMADLLPRIYVTFLFCVMVLLPLALLTYMYSAIIWQLSRQDLAAACPGDYQNKKRRQVVRMMVYIIVLFFVCILPIRVAILLVVFLTPETMQSIGLEAYLNVLSCVRIMMYINSAGNPIIYGLLSTKFRESYRNSMPDCNKLMYSNSERQNSIRNIVKRDFEAQGVTVPCVIALESLHGTGV; this is encoded by the exons ATGTCGTCGCTAAGTCTTGTCGCTGATGGCCACATCAGCACGGAAGTTGAGCGCCTCAACATATGCTGTTTGGTCGATATGAAAAAGGAGAACTGTTGCCAAGCAAGCAGCTTTTCCAGCGGTGTTTGGAAGAACTATACTTACCACCTGCTGGGTGAGACCATCATGGAACTACCGCTGTACATTAGTATTTATGTGGCCATCTTCAACTGTGTGGTTTTCGTGGTCGGGATTATCGGAAACGTCTTAGTGATCCAGGCGGTTTTGAGGCTGAAGGTGATGAGGACCCGGATGAACTATTTCTTGATGAGTCTTAGTGTGGCCGATCTGTTGGTACTCACAGTTTGCCAGCCGTCCGCCATGATGGAATTTTACGGCAAAGAGCGGTGGCTGATTGGAGAAGCAATGT GTAAAATCGTTCCATTCCTGGAAAACGCGTCTCTCCACTCGTCCATCCTGACCCTGCTCACTATCGGCTTCGAGCGCTACTGCGCGATCTGCTACCCCTTCAGGAAGCAGCGAGATGGCCACCTGAACAAGACGCGCACCAGCATCGCCGCCATCTGGGTGGTCTCCTACGTCCTGTCTCTGCCCTTCATCTTCATGACGCTCCAGGAGGACGCCGACTACTACGACGGCAGCACAGTTAAGGTCTGCAGGACTAAGATGGCGGACCTGCTTCCCAGGATCTACGTGACATTCCTCTTCTGCGTGATGGTCCTGCTTCCGCTGGCTCTGCTCACGTACATGTACTCGGCCATCATCTGGCAGCTGTCCCGCCAGGACTTGGCTGCGGCGTGCCCCGGGGACTACCAGAACAAGAAGAGGAGGCAGGTCGTCAGGATGATGGTCTACATCATCGTCCTCTTCTTCGTGTGCATCTTACCCATCAGGGTGGCGATCCTCCTCGTCGTGTTCCTCACGCCAGAGACGATGCAGTCGATCGGGCTGGAGGCCTACCTGAACGTTCTGTCCTGTGTCAGGATCATGATGTACATCAACAGTGCAGGGAACCCCATCATTTATGGACTCCTGTCCACCAAGTTCAGGGAGTCTTACAGGAACAGTATGCCCGATTGTAACAAACTGATGTACAGCAATTCAGAGAGGCAGAACAGTATCAGAAATATCGTGAAGAGGGATTTTGAGGCTCAAGGCGTGACTGTGCCTTGTGTTATAGCTTTAGAGTCATTGCATGGGACGGGTGTATAA